The following are from one region of the Odontesthes bonariensis isolate fOdoBon6 chromosome 16, fOdoBon6.hap1, whole genome shotgun sequence genome:
- the kcnj15 gene encoding ATP-sensitive inward rectifier potassium channel 15, translating into MASRKKAVQRRIVSKDGHNNVRIDNVEGMVKLYLHDIWTTVVDMKWRYKLTLFASTFVMTWFIFGVFFYFIGMGNGDFEAGANSTHVPCVMNVETLTGAFLFSLESQTTIGYGFRYISEECPLAIFTLVAQLVITGLAEIFVTGAFLAKLARPKKRAETIKFSQEAVICRHQGKLCLMVRVANMRKSLLIQCQLTGKLLRSYVTEEGEQTQIHQSSVDFCMDSSGECPFLILPLTFYHVLDEHSPLAGLTAENLETREFELLITLNATMESTAATCQSRTSYIPQEILWGYEFMPVLFSTTGGCYVADFNFFDKVQVSNDPALSSNNMKKN; encoded by the coding sequence ATGGCAAGCAGGAAGAAAGCGGTCCAGCGAAGGATTGTGTCCAAGGATGGTCACAACAATGTGCGGATCGACAATGTGGAAGGCATGGTCAAGCTGTACCTGCACGACATCTGGACTACAGTGGTGGACATGAAGTGGCGTTACAAACTCACTCTGTTTGCCTCCACCTTCGTCATGACCTGGTTCATCTTTGGGGtcttcttttactttattgGCATGGGCAATGGAGACTTTGAGGCTGGGGCTAATTCCACCCATGTGCCCTGCGTGATGAATGTAGAGACGCTCACTGGAGCCTTCCTGTTCTCTTTGGAGTCACAGACCACCATTGGTTATGGCTTTCGTTATATCTCTGAAGAGTGTCCTCTGGCCATCTTCACTCTGGTGGCTCAGCTCGTCATCACCGGCCTGGCTGAGATCTTTGTCACCGGTGCCTTTCTGGCCAAACTAGCTCGGCCCAAGAAGCGAGCAGAAACCATCAAGTTCAGCCAGGAGGCTGTGATCTGCCGGCACCAGGGCAAACTGTGTCTGATGGTGAGGGTGGCAAACATGAGAAAGAGCCTTCTGATCCAATGTCAGCTGACAGGAAAGCTACTTCGCTCATATGTTACAGAAGAAGGCGAGCAGACACAAATTCACCAGAGCTCTGTGGATTTCTGCATGGACTCGAGTGGAGAGTGCCCTTTCCTCATCCTCCCGCTCACCTTCTACCATGTTTTAGATGAGCACAGCCCCCTGGCAGGATTGACCGCAGAAAACCTGGAAACGCGAGAATTTGAGCTGCTCATAACCCTCAATGCCACCATGGAGTCGACGGCAGCCACATGTCAGAGCCGCACCTCCTACATACCCCAGGAGATCCTGTGGGGCTATGAGTTCATGCCGGTGCTGTTCAGCACCACGGGAGGTTGCTATGTAGCAGATTTCAACTTTTTTGACAAAGTACAAGTTAGCAACGATCCAGCCCTCAGTAGcaacaacatgaaaaaaaactga